One window from the genome of Salvia splendens isolate huo1 chromosome 9, SspV2, whole genome shotgun sequence encodes:
- the LOC121748345 gene encoding U3 small nucleolar RNA-associated protein 25 homolog isoform X1, producing the protein MGAPKRHRSTRDEEKLTAKQRKTGKHGVDDSVSPRSDIAGNDKDHEEPSEDAGEDDYDVISDSDEEAMSVANNQTLSDASSNSNFDNHLSYKLVSTEVDSLLKRKWKYTWKVPTINMSNCHWRGTGECINKDLETNSLSVLKPRLYKHWLESCKASGSSESHQSKLRPFLSMCSSYCDIMHYNKKPFYLKGLEEDSNIMDAYLLHSLNHVFKSKDLMVKNERKLAKNQGSVECKSVDDDDAYRDRGFTRPKILLLLPLAGIMRRVVKRLIKLTPTKHKAIVEDLERFCEEFGSGRSEDKDEDDDIENSKLKTSGKPADFQALFGRGDDNNDHFMIGIKYTNRGMKLYGDFYTSDIIIASPLGLITKIGEAEGQKEKDVDYLSSIEILIIDHADVMLMQNWSHVNTVVEQLNKLPSKQHGTDVMRIRPWYLDGHARFYRQTLILGSHTNPEMNALFNQHCLNYQGKVKLECTYKGVLPKILIQARQIYERFDIESIVEADNARLKYFSEKIFPKIKDSIQDGVMIFASSYFEYVRLRNYLKSQSASVCLFGEYIKRNEISHVRGEFFRGEKKIMLYTERAHFYYRYKIRGVKNLIVYSLPEREEFYPQIINFLEESDNMNCRVLFSRLDNLRLERIVGTTAAKRMINSDKGVFVFA; encoded by the exons ATGGGAGCTCCGAAACGACACCGTAGCACCAGGGACGAGGAGAAACTCACTGCCAAACAGAGGAAAACTGGTAAACATGGAG TAGATGATAGTGTGTCACCTAGGAGTGACATTGCTGGAAACGATAAGGACCACGAGGAACCGAGTGAAGATGCTGGGGAAGATGATTATGATGTAATATctgactcagacgaagaagccATGTCAGTAGCAAACAATCAAACCCTTTCAGATGCATCTTCAAACAG CAACTTTGACAATCATTTGAGTTACAAATTGGTATCCACCGAGGTGGACTCGTTGTTGAAAAGGAAATGGAAGTACACATGGAAGGTGCCAACCATTAACATGTCAAACTGTCATTGGAGAGGAACAGGAGAATGCATTAATAAG GATCTGGAAACAAATTCTCTGTCTGTTCTCAAGCCAAGGCTGTACAAGCATTGGTTGGAAAGCTGCAAGGCATCAGGCAGCAGTGAATCTCATCAATCTAAACTAAGACCATTTTTGTCAATGT GCAGCAGCTATTGTGATATTATGCACTATAATAAGAAGCCCTTTTACCTAAAAGGATTGGAAGAAGATTCAAACATCATGGATGCATATCTCCTGCATTCG TTGAATCATGTCTTTAAAAGCAAGGATCTCATGGTAAAAAATGAAAGGAAGTTGGCTAAGAATCAAGGAAGTGTTGAGTGTAAaagtgttgatgatgatgatgcttACCGGGACCGTGGCTTCACTCGCCCTAAG ATTCTGCTTTTGCTGCCTCTAGCAGGAATCATGCGCAGGGTTGTAAAGAGGTTGATAAAGTTGACTCCAACCAAACATAAG GCAATTGTAGAGGATTTGGAAAGATTTTGTGAAGAATTTGGTTCTGGAAGATCTGAGGACAAGGACGAAGATGATGATATAGAGAATTCTAAACTCAAAACGTCTGGAAAACCTGCAGACTTCCAAGCACTTTTTGGCAGGGGTGATGACAACAACGACCACTTCATGATAGGCATAAAGTATACTAATAG GGGTATGAAGTTGTATGGTGATTTCTATACTTCAGACATCATTATTGCTTCTCCTCTCGGCCTGATCACT AAAATTGGGGAGGCAGAAGGTcaaaaggaaaaagatgttGATTATCTTTCTTCTATCGAA ATCTTAATCATTGACCACGCAGATGTTATGCTGATGCAG AATTGGTCCCATGTGAATACTGTTGTTGAACAACTGAATAAGCTGCCATCTAAGCAACATGGAACTGATGTTATGCGCATAAGACCATG GTATCTAGATGGACATGCACGTTTCTATCGGCAGACATTAATCTTAGGCTCTCATACAAATCCAG AAATGAATGCCTTGTTTAATCAGCATTGCCTTAACTACCAAGGAAAG GTTAAATTGGAGTGCACATATAAAGGtgttcttccaaaaatattaatTCAAGCGCGACAG ATCTATGAGCGTTTTGATATAGAATCAATAGTTGAAGCTGACAATGCCCGTCTGAAATATTTCTCTGAAAAG ATCTTCCCAAAGATTAAAGATTCTATCCAG GATGGTGTGATGATTTTTGCAAGCTCTTACTTTGAATACGTAAGACTCAGGAATTATTTGAAATCTCAGTCTGCTTCGGTCTGCTTGTTTGGAGA GTATATAAAACGAAATGAGATATCTCATGTCAGGGGTGAGTTTTTCAGAGGAGAAAAGAAAATTATGCTCTACACTGAGAGAGCCCACTTCTATTACAGATACAAG ATTCGCGGTGTGAAGAATTTGATAGTCTATTCCTTGCCGGAGAGAGAAGAATTCTACCCACAG ATTATTAACTTTCTGGAAGAGTCCGACAA
- the LOC121748345 gene encoding U3 small nucleolar RNA-associated protein 25 homolog isoform X2, with translation MGAPKRHRSTRDEEKLTAKQRKTGKHGDDSVSPRSDIAGNDKDHEEPSEDAGEDDYDVISDSDEEAMSVANNQTLSDASSNSNFDNHLSYKLVSTEVDSLLKRKWKYTWKVPTINMSNCHWRGTGECINKDLETNSLSVLKPRLYKHWLESCKASGSSESHQSKLRPFLSMCSSYCDIMHYNKKPFYLKGLEEDSNIMDAYLLHSLNHVFKSKDLMVKNERKLAKNQGSVECKSVDDDDAYRDRGFTRPKILLLLPLAGIMRRVVKRLIKLTPTKHKAIVEDLERFCEEFGSGRSEDKDEDDDIENSKLKTSGKPADFQALFGRGDDNNDHFMIGIKYTNRGMKLYGDFYTSDIIIASPLGLITKIGEAEGQKEKDVDYLSSIEILIIDHADVMLMQNWSHVNTVVEQLNKLPSKQHGTDVMRIRPWYLDGHARFYRQTLILGSHTNPEMNALFNQHCLNYQGKVKLECTYKGVLPKILIQARQIYERFDIESIVEADNARLKYFSEKIFPKIKDSIQDGVMIFASSYFEYVRLRNYLKSQSASVCLFGEYIKRNEISHVRGEFFRGEKKIMLYTERAHFYYRYKIRGVKNLIVYSLPEREEFYPQIINFLEESDNMNCRVLFSRLDNLRLERIVGTTAAKRMINSDKGVFVFA, from the exons ATGGGAGCTCCGAAACGACACCGTAGCACCAGGGACGAGGAGAAACTCACTGCCAAACAGAGGAAAACTGGTAAACATGGAG ATGATAGTGTGTCACCTAGGAGTGACATTGCTGGAAACGATAAGGACCACGAGGAACCGAGTGAAGATGCTGGGGAAGATGATTATGATGTAATATctgactcagacgaagaagccATGTCAGTAGCAAACAATCAAACCCTTTCAGATGCATCTTCAAACAG CAACTTTGACAATCATTTGAGTTACAAATTGGTATCCACCGAGGTGGACTCGTTGTTGAAAAGGAAATGGAAGTACACATGGAAGGTGCCAACCATTAACATGTCAAACTGTCATTGGAGAGGAACAGGAGAATGCATTAATAAG GATCTGGAAACAAATTCTCTGTCTGTTCTCAAGCCAAGGCTGTACAAGCATTGGTTGGAAAGCTGCAAGGCATCAGGCAGCAGTGAATCTCATCAATCTAAACTAAGACCATTTTTGTCAATGT GCAGCAGCTATTGTGATATTATGCACTATAATAAGAAGCCCTTTTACCTAAAAGGATTGGAAGAAGATTCAAACATCATGGATGCATATCTCCTGCATTCG TTGAATCATGTCTTTAAAAGCAAGGATCTCATGGTAAAAAATGAAAGGAAGTTGGCTAAGAATCAAGGAAGTGTTGAGTGTAAaagtgttgatgatgatgatgcttACCGGGACCGTGGCTTCACTCGCCCTAAG ATTCTGCTTTTGCTGCCTCTAGCAGGAATCATGCGCAGGGTTGTAAAGAGGTTGATAAAGTTGACTCCAACCAAACATAAG GCAATTGTAGAGGATTTGGAAAGATTTTGTGAAGAATTTGGTTCTGGAAGATCTGAGGACAAGGACGAAGATGATGATATAGAGAATTCTAAACTCAAAACGTCTGGAAAACCTGCAGACTTCCAAGCACTTTTTGGCAGGGGTGATGACAACAACGACCACTTCATGATAGGCATAAAGTATACTAATAG GGGTATGAAGTTGTATGGTGATTTCTATACTTCAGACATCATTATTGCTTCTCCTCTCGGCCTGATCACT AAAATTGGGGAGGCAGAAGGTcaaaaggaaaaagatgttGATTATCTTTCTTCTATCGAA ATCTTAATCATTGACCACGCAGATGTTATGCTGATGCAG AATTGGTCCCATGTGAATACTGTTGTTGAACAACTGAATAAGCTGCCATCTAAGCAACATGGAACTGATGTTATGCGCATAAGACCATG GTATCTAGATGGACATGCACGTTTCTATCGGCAGACATTAATCTTAGGCTCTCATACAAATCCAG AAATGAATGCCTTGTTTAATCAGCATTGCCTTAACTACCAAGGAAAG GTTAAATTGGAGTGCACATATAAAGGtgttcttccaaaaatattaatTCAAGCGCGACAG ATCTATGAGCGTTTTGATATAGAATCAATAGTTGAAGCTGACAATGCCCGTCTGAAATATTTCTCTGAAAAG ATCTTCCCAAAGATTAAAGATTCTATCCAG GATGGTGTGATGATTTTTGCAAGCTCTTACTTTGAATACGTAAGACTCAGGAATTATTTGAAATCTCAGTCTGCTTCGGTCTGCTTGTTTGGAGA GTATATAAAACGAAATGAGATATCTCATGTCAGGGGTGAGTTTTTCAGAGGAGAAAAGAAAATTATGCTCTACACTGAGAGAGCCCACTTCTATTACAGATACAAG ATTCGCGGTGTGAAGAATTTGATAGTCTATTCCTTGCCGGAGAGAGAAGAATTCTACCCACAG ATTATTAACTTTCTGGAAGAGTCCGACAA
- the LOC121748345 gene encoding U3 small nucleolar RNA-associated protein 25 homolog isoform X4: MGAPKRHRSTRDEEKLTAKQRKTDDSVSPRSDIAGNDKDHEEPSEDAGEDDYDVISDSDEEAMSVANNQTLSDASSNSNFDNHLSYKLVSTEVDSLLKRKWKYTWKVPTINMSNCHWRGTGECINKDLETNSLSVLKPRLYKHWLESCKASGSSESHQSKLRPFLSMCSSYCDIMHYNKKPFYLKGLEEDSNIMDAYLLHSLNHVFKSKDLMVKNERKLAKNQGSVECKSVDDDDAYRDRGFTRPKILLLLPLAGIMRRVVKRLIKLTPTKHKAIVEDLERFCEEFGSGRSEDKDEDDDIENSKLKTSGKPADFQALFGRGDDNNDHFMIGIKYTNRGMKLYGDFYTSDIIIASPLGLITKIGEAEGQKEKDVDYLSSIEILIIDHADVMLMQNWSHVNTVVEQLNKLPSKQHGTDVMRIRPWYLDGHARFYRQTLILGSHTNPEMNALFNQHCLNYQGKVKLECTYKGVLPKILIQARQIYERFDIESIVEADNARLKYFSEKIFPKIKDSIQDGVMIFASSYFEYVRLRNYLKSQSASVCLFGEYIKRNEISHVRGEFFRGEKKIMLYTERAHFYYRYKIRGVKNLIVYSLPEREEFYPQIINFLEESDNMNCRVLFSRLDNLRLERIVGTTAAKRMINSDKGVFVFA; the protein is encoded by the exons ATGGGAGCTCCGAAACGACACCGTAGCACCAGGGACGAGGAGAAACTCACTGCCAAACAGAGGAAAACTG ATGATAGTGTGTCACCTAGGAGTGACATTGCTGGAAACGATAAGGACCACGAGGAACCGAGTGAAGATGCTGGGGAAGATGATTATGATGTAATATctgactcagacgaagaagccATGTCAGTAGCAAACAATCAAACCCTTTCAGATGCATCTTCAAACAG CAACTTTGACAATCATTTGAGTTACAAATTGGTATCCACCGAGGTGGACTCGTTGTTGAAAAGGAAATGGAAGTACACATGGAAGGTGCCAACCATTAACATGTCAAACTGTCATTGGAGAGGAACAGGAGAATGCATTAATAAG GATCTGGAAACAAATTCTCTGTCTGTTCTCAAGCCAAGGCTGTACAAGCATTGGTTGGAAAGCTGCAAGGCATCAGGCAGCAGTGAATCTCATCAATCTAAACTAAGACCATTTTTGTCAATGT GCAGCAGCTATTGTGATATTATGCACTATAATAAGAAGCCCTTTTACCTAAAAGGATTGGAAGAAGATTCAAACATCATGGATGCATATCTCCTGCATTCG TTGAATCATGTCTTTAAAAGCAAGGATCTCATGGTAAAAAATGAAAGGAAGTTGGCTAAGAATCAAGGAAGTGTTGAGTGTAAaagtgttgatgatgatgatgcttACCGGGACCGTGGCTTCACTCGCCCTAAG ATTCTGCTTTTGCTGCCTCTAGCAGGAATCATGCGCAGGGTTGTAAAGAGGTTGATAAAGTTGACTCCAACCAAACATAAG GCAATTGTAGAGGATTTGGAAAGATTTTGTGAAGAATTTGGTTCTGGAAGATCTGAGGACAAGGACGAAGATGATGATATAGAGAATTCTAAACTCAAAACGTCTGGAAAACCTGCAGACTTCCAAGCACTTTTTGGCAGGGGTGATGACAACAACGACCACTTCATGATAGGCATAAAGTATACTAATAG GGGTATGAAGTTGTATGGTGATTTCTATACTTCAGACATCATTATTGCTTCTCCTCTCGGCCTGATCACT AAAATTGGGGAGGCAGAAGGTcaaaaggaaaaagatgttGATTATCTTTCTTCTATCGAA ATCTTAATCATTGACCACGCAGATGTTATGCTGATGCAG AATTGGTCCCATGTGAATACTGTTGTTGAACAACTGAATAAGCTGCCATCTAAGCAACATGGAACTGATGTTATGCGCATAAGACCATG GTATCTAGATGGACATGCACGTTTCTATCGGCAGACATTAATCTTAGGCTCTCATACAAATCCAG AAATGAATGCCTTGTTTAATCAGCATTGCCTTAACTACCAAGGAAAG GTTAAATTGGAGTGCACATATAAAGGtgttcttccaaaaatattaatTCAAGCGCGACAG ATCTATGAGCGTTTTGATATAGAATCAATAGTTGAAGCTGACAATGCCCGTCTGAAATATTTCTCTGAAAAG ATCTTCCCAAAGATTAAAGATTCTATCCAG GATGGTGTGATGATTTTTGCAAGCTCTTACTTTGAATACGTAAGACTCAGGAATTATTTGAAATCTCAGTCTGCTTCGGTCTGCTTGTTTGGAGA GTATATAAAACGAAATGAGATATCTCATGTCAGGGGTGAGTTTTTCAGAGGAGAAAAGAAAATTATGCTCTACACTGAGAGAGCCCACTTCTATTACAGATACAAG ATTCGCGGTGTGAAGAATTTGATAGTCTATTCCTTGCCGGAGAGAGAAGAATTCTACCCACAG ATTATTAACTTTCTGGAAGAGTCCGACAA
- the LOC121748345 gene encoding U3 small nucleolar RNA-associated protein 25 homolog isoform X3, with product MGAPKRHRSTRDEEKLTAKQRKTVDDSVSPRSDIAGNDKDHEEPSEDAGEDDYDVISDSDEEAMSVANNQTLSDASSNSNFDNHLSYKLVSTEVDSLLKRKWKYTWKVPTINMSNCHWRGTGECINKDLETNSLSVLKPRLYKHWLESCKASGSSESHQSKLRPFLSMCSSYCDIMHYNKKPFYLKGLEEDSNIMDAYLLHSLNHVFKSKDLMVKNERKLAKNQGSVECKSVDDDDAYRDRGFTRPKILLLLPLAGIMRRVVKRLIKLTPTKHKAIVEDLERFCEEFGSGRSEDKDEDDDIENSKLKTSGKPADFQALFGRGDDNNDHFMIGIKYTNRGMKLYGDFYTSDIIIASPLGLITKIGEAEGQKEKDVDYLSSIEILIIDHADVMLMQNWSHVNTVVEQLNKLPSKQHGTDVMRIRPWYLDGHARFYRQTLILGSHTNPEMNALFNQHCLNYQGKVKLECTYKGVLPKILIQARQIYERFDIESIVEADNARLKYFSEKIFPKIKDSIQDGVMIFASSYFEYVRLRNYLKSQSASVCLFGEYIKRNEISHVRGEFFRGEKKIMLYTERAHFYYRYKIRGVKNLIVYSLPEREEFYPQIINFLEESDNMNCRVLFSRLDNLRLERIVGTTAAKRMINSDKGVFVFA from the exons ATGGGAGCTCCGAAACGACACCGTAGCACCAGGGACGAGGAGAAACTCACTGCCAAACAGAGGAAAACTG TAGATGATAGTGTGTCACCTAGGAGTGACATTGCTGGAAACGATAAGGACCACGAGGAACCGAGTGAAGATGCTGGGGAAGATGATTATGATGTAATATctgactcagacgaagaagccATGTCAGTAGCAAACAATCAAACCCTTTCAGATGCATCTTCAAACAG CAACTTTGACAATCATTTGAGTTACAAATTGGTATCCACCGAGGTGGACTCGTTGTTGAAAAGGAAATGGAAGTACACATGGAAGGTGCCAACCATTAACATGTCAAACTGTCATTGGAGAGGAACAGGAGAATGCATTAATAAG GATCTGGAAACAAATTCTCTGTCTGTTCTCAAGCCAAGGCTGTACAAGCATTGGTTGGAAAGCTGCAAGGCATCAGGCAGCAGTGAATCTCATCAATCTAAACTAAGACCATTTTTGTCAATGT GCAGCAGCTATTGTGATATTATGCACTATAATAAGAAGCCCTTTTACCTAAAAGGATTGGAAGAAGATTCAAACATCATGGATGCATATCTCCTGCATTCG TTGAATCATGTCTTTAAAAGCAAGGATCTCATGGTAAAAAATGAAAGGAAGTTGGCTAAGAATCAAGGAAGTGTTGAGTGTAAaagtgttgatgatgatgatgcttACCGGGACCGTGGCTTCACTCGCCCTAAG ATTCTGCTTTTGCTGCCTCTAGCAGGAATCATGCGCAGGGTTGTAAAGAGGTTGATAAAGTTGACTCCAACCAAACATAAG GCAATTGTAGAGGATTTGGAAAGATTTTGTGAAGAATTTGGTTCTGGAAGATCTGAGGACAAGGACGAAGATGATGATATAGAGAATTCTAAACTCAAAACGTCTGGAAAACCTGCAGACTTCCAAGCACTTTTTGGCAGGGGTGATGACAACAACGACCACTTCATGATAGGCATAAAGTATACTAATAG GGGTATGAAGTTGTATGGTGATTTCTATACTTCAGACATCATTATTGCTTCTCCTCTCGGCCTGATCACT AAAATTGGGGAGGCAGAAGGTcaaaaggaaaaagatgttGATTATCTTTCTTCTATCGAA ATCTTAATCATTGACCACGCAGATGTTATGCTGATGCAG AATTGGTCCCATGTGAATACTGTTGTTGAACAACTGAATAAGCTGCCATCTAAGCAACATGGAACTGATGTTATGCGCATAAGACCATG GTATCTAGATGGACATGCACGTTTCTATCGGCAGACATTAATCTTAGGCTCTCATACAAATCCAG AAATGAATGCCTTGTTTAATCAGCATTGCCTTAACTACCAAGGAAAG GTTAAATTGGAGTGCACATATAAAGGtgttcttccaaaaatattaatTCAAGCGCGACAG ATCTATGAGCGTTTTGATATAGAATCAATAGTTGAAGCTGACAATGCCCGTCTGAAATATTTCTCTGAAAAG ATCTTCCCAAAGATTAAAGATTCTATCCAG GATGGTGTGATGATTTTTGCAAGCTCTTACTTTGAATACGTAAGACTCAGGAATTATTTGAAATCTCAGTCTGCTTCGGTCTGCTTGTTTGGAGA GTATATAAAACGAAATGAGATATCTCATGTCAGGGGTGAGTTTTTCAGAGGAGAAAAGAAAATTATGCTCTACACTGAGAGAGCCCACTTCTATTACAGATACAAG ATTCGCGGTGTGAAGAATTTGATAGTCTATTCCTTGCCGGAGAGAGAAGAATTCTACCCACAG ATTATTAACTTTCTGGAAGAGTCCGACAA
- the LOC121747610 gene encoding mitochondrial outer membrane import complex protein METAXIN-like: MEDGRDQRDALTLVARKPSFSLPTACPNCLPAYIYLKFANIPFTLEFNLIHPDSDQIPFVESGDYVAYNNENGGVLQKLKEDGIVDLDAEVSGVPEWVSFKAMVESWLADAVLYELWVGSDGKSAHKIYYSDLPWLIGKILYYKQVYAVKQLLGITSENAERREEEIYRRVSVAYSALSAKLGEQTFFFEDRPTSLDAVFLGHSLFTLLALPETSVLRSKLLAHANLVKYAENLKLEYIDASSSSSSVPQSDPSSSAPKRGPSHWSSKPKNKPTREKTEEEKKFKRRAKYFLATQLVAVLIFLSILGGSNDAEVELGDDDGFDYE; the protein is encoded by the exons ATGGAAGATGGGAGAGACCAAAGAGATGCGCTGACACTTGTGGCAAGAAAGCCCAGTTTCTCGCTGCCAACCGCTTGCCCCAACTGTCTCCCAGCTTACATTTATCTTAAATTTGCCAACATCCCCTTCACTTTGGAATTCAATCTCATTCATCCCGATTCTG ATCAGATACCCTTTGTTGAGTCTGGTGATTATGTTGCTTATAACAATGAGAACGGCGGAGTCCTTCAGAAATTAAAGGAAGATGGCATTGTTGACTTGGACGCTGAGGTCAGTGGGGTACCTGAATGGGTTTCATTCAAGGCGATGGTTGAGTCATGGCTTGCTGATGCAGTCTTGTATGAACTATGGGTGGGTTCTGATGGAAAGTCAGCACACAAAATTTATTACTCTGATCTCCCTTGGCTCATAGGAAAGATTTTGTACTATAAGCAAGTCTATGCGGTGAAACAACTACTTGGGATAACATCAGAGAATGCAGAAAGAAGGGAAGAAGAG ATATATAGAAGAGTAAGTGTGGCATATAGTGCTCTGTCAGCTAAGTTGGGGGAACAGACATTTTTCTTTGAAGACAG GCCAACAAGTTTGGATGCAGTTTTTCTTGGTCATTCTCTGTTTACGCTTCTTGCTTTACCT GAAACATCTGTTCTAAGAAGCAAGCTCTTGGCTCATGCTAATCTTGTGAAGTATGCTGAGAATCTTAAACTGGAGTATATAGATGCCagttcatcatcttcatcagtTCCTCAATCAGATCCCTCATCATCAGCTCCCAAAAGAGGCCCTTCACATTGGA GTTCAAAGCCAAAGAACAAACCTACTAGGGAGAAGACAGAGGAAGAGAAGAAGTTCAAGAGACGCGCTAAATACTTTCTTGCTACACAGCTTGTTGCTGTTTTGATTTTCCTTTCCATTCTTGGTGGTTCTAATGATGCTGAAGTGGAGCTTGGTGATGATGACGGCTTCGACTATGAGTAG
- the LOC121748086 gene encoding uncharacterized protein At5g39865-like codes for MPQHEDEQPCPKQEASDSSVVLYTTSLRGIRKTFEDCKTIKFLLGSFRVVYSERDVSMHMEYREELWGILGGRVVPPRLFVRGRYVGGADEVVGLHDNGMLRAMLQGIPLAPSARPCGACGGMTFLLCGTCNGSRRVNVANGARERCPDCNENGLVKCTLCHVG; via the coding sequence ATGCCACAACACGAAGACGAGCAACCATGCCCGAAGCAAGAAGCATCGGATTCCTCGGTGGTGCTCTACACCACGAGCCTAAGGGGGATCAGGAAGACCTTTGAGGATTGCAAGACGATCAAGTTCCTCTTGGGGAGTTTTAGGGTTGTGTATTCGGAGAGGGACGTGTCGATGCACATGGAGTATCGGGAGGAGCTCTGGGGGATCCTAGGCGGCAGGGTGGTCCCCCCGAGGCTCTTCGTTCGGGGGAGGTACGTGGGAGGAGCAGACGAGGTTGTTGGGCTGCACGATAACGGGATGTTGCGGGCTATGCTGCAGGGGATACCCTTGGCCCCCTCCGCACGCCCCTGTGGGGCGTGCGGGGGTATGACCTTCCTGTTGTGTGGCACGTGCAACGGGAGCAGGAGGGTTAATGTGGCTAACGGGGCACGTGAGAGGTGCCCCGATTGTAATGAGAATGGATTGGTTAAGTGCACACTTTGTCACGTTGGTTAA